One Onthophagus taurus isolate NC chromosome 11, IU_Otau_3.0, whole genome shotgun sequence genomic window carries:
- the LOC111424107 gene encoding glutathione S-transferase theta-1-like yields the protein MSLKLYFDLMSQPSRALFIMLKKYNIPFQECLVNLGKGEHMTDEYSNEVSRFQKVPVIKDGDFILTESIAILRYLQREKGLPEHIYPSTSKEQARVDEFLEWQHNNLRLFCASYFQFKFLLPRTGGIQMDEGIVNLYTTKMEETLDNMEKLWIQNKAFINGDKISAADIWAICEIEQPRMAGYNPREGRPILNAWMDRVQATLNPYFDEAHKIVNKIVSKSKAKL from the exons ATGTCGCTAAAACTATACTTTGATTTAATGTCACAGCCCTCAAGGGCCCTTTTTATTATGCTTAAAAAGTACAACATTCCATTTCAAGAATGTTTGGTTAATTTAggaaaag GTGAGCATATGACGGATGAGTACAGTAATGAAGTATCCAGATTTCAAAAAGTACCTGTTATTAAAGATGgggattttattttaactgagag CATTGCAATTTTGCGTTATTTACAACGTGAAAAAGGATTACCAGAGCATATTTACCCAAGTACTAGTAAAGAACAAGCAAGAGTTGATGAATTTTTAGAATGGCAACACAATAATCTTAGATTGTTTTGTGCTTCTTATTTCCAATTcaaa TTCTTACTACCAAGAACAGGTGGTATTCAAATGGATGAAGGAATTGTAAATCTTTATACGACAAAAATGGAAGAGACTTTAGataatatggaaaaattatgGATACAAAATAAGGCGTTCATTAATGGAGATAAAATTTCTGCTGCTGATATTTGGGCTATTTGTGAAATTGAACAaccaa gaATGGCTGGTTATAATCCAAGAGAAGGGAGGCCAATTTTAAATGCTTGGATGGATAGAGTTCAAGCTACATTAAACCCTTATTTTGATGAAGCtcataaaattgtaaataagatTGTTAGTAAAAGCAAAGCcaagttgtaa
- the LOC111424150 gene encoding small ribosomal subunit protein uS5: MADSAPAARGGFRGGFGGSRGGRGGPRGRGRGRGRGRGRGKEDSKEWTPVTKLGRLVRDGKIRSLEEIYLYSLPIKEYEIIDFFIGTDLKDEVLKIMPVQKQTRAGQRTRFKAFVAIGDGKGHIGLGVKCSKEVATAIRGAIILAKLSVVPVRLGYWGNKIGKPHTIPCKVTGKCGSVTVRLIPAPRGTGIVSAPVPKKLLQMAGIEDCYTSARGSTGTLGNFAKATFAAIAKTYAYLTPDLWKDMPLTKTPYQEYADYLHKNHRTLSGQHPTEAV, from the coding sequence ATGGCGGACTCAGCTCCAGCCGCACGCGGTGGTTTTCGTGGAGGTTTCGGAGGTTCGAGAGGAGGTAGAGGTGGCCCCCGAGGCCGCGGACGTGGTCGCGGCAGAGGAAGGGGCCGTGGAAAGGAAGATTCCAAAGAATGGACTCCTGTGACCAAGTTAGGTCGTTTAGTGAGGGACGGTAAGATCCGCTCACTTGAAGAAATCTACCTGTACTCGCTACCAATTAAAGAGTATGAAATCATTGATTTCTTTATTGGTACCGACTTAAAAGACGAGGTGTTGAAAATTATGCCCGTTCAGAAACAAACCCGCGCTGGTCAACGGACGCGATTCAAGGCATTCGTAGCTATTGGTGATGGAAAAGGTCACATTGGGTTGGGGGTGAAGTGTAGCAAAGAAGTTGCTACAGCTATTCGTGGGGCGATTATCCTGGCGAAACTTTCGGTTGTCCCTgtaaggttaggttattgggGAAACAAGATTGGTAAGCCCCACACGATTCCTTGTAAAGTAACAGGAAAATGCGGTTCAGTTACGGTGAGGTTGATTCCTGCACCACGTGGTACTGGAATCGTTTCGGCCCCCGTTCCCAAGAAATTACTGCAAATGGCAGGAATTGAAGATTGTTACACCTCGGCCAGAGGAAGCACGGGGACATTGGGTAACTTTGCTAAAGCTACATTTGCGGCAATCGCGAAGACGTACGCGTATCTGACGCCAGATTTATGGAAAGATATGCCGTTGACGAAAACTCCATACCAGGAGTATGCAGattatttgcataaaaatcATAGGACATTGTCCGGTCAACATCCAACAGAAGCCGTCTGA